ATAAAGAAAATAACTGTAGAGATAGAAGCCATACCTATTACGTCGGATTGGATAGGTGATTATCAAAATGATAGGCAATTTCGTGCAAGCTTTCAGAGAAAGCTCAATTACTTGTGGGAACAAAAGGATGAGCTTATTAAAAGGACACAAGCGCGTTATTAGACTTTAACCCCAGTTTGTAATTCACTAACTAGAATCATTGCATCGGTATTTTATTGAGAGAGGTTTGTTGTGACGGCAAGAAAACATTTGCGTATCGCAACTCGAAAAAGTCCTTTGGCTTATTGGCAAGCTAACGCAGTTAAGATGCAATTGGAAAAACATTATCCTTTTATGCGGATTGAGCTATTTCCTCTGGTTACAGAAGGCGATAGGTATTTAGAAACTTCGCTGAATAAACTAGGGGGTAAAGGACTTTTTGTTAAAGAGTTGGAAAAAGCATTGCTTAATGGCGATGCGGATATTGCTGTCCACTCTATGAAAGATGTACCTATGGATCTAGCAAAGGGATTAAAACTGACAGCTATTTGCGAAAGAGAAGATGTGAGAGATGTCTTGATCTCAACATCAGGAGAAAATATAAAACAATTACCGTCAGGATCAAACGTAGGTTCATCGAGTTTAAGGCGTCAATCACAGTTAATGGCTTTGCGGCCTGACCTTACTGTTCAAGTGTTGCGTGGAAATATAGGAACACGTTTAGAAAAATTGGCGGCAGGTGAATATGACGCCATTATCTTAGCGGCAGCAGGTCTGATCCGTTTGCAAAAAACAAGCTGCATTAGCGAATATTTAGAACCCAGTTATTTTTTACCCGCGCCAGGTCAAGGGGCGTTGGGAATAGAGAGTCGTTCAGATGATAATGAATTACTCTCGCTAATGGCCATTTTAAATCATAAATCAACTTATGACTGTGTGTCGGCTGAGCGTGCACTAAGCCGACAGTTAGCAGGTAGTTGTCAAGTTCCTATTGCTGCTTATGCAGAGTGTTTGCCCAATGAGCAATTGCGTTTACAAGGGTTGGTTGCAAAGCCAGATGGAAGTTTGCTCATAAGAGTAGAAAAGCATGGCAGTGTTAATGAAGTTGAAAAGTTAGGTATTACTGCCGCAAGAGAATTGTTAGCTCAAGGCGCAGATAGGATTTTACAAGACTTATCATGGTCTAGCTGATACTTTTTCAGTGGGAGTCGAATCAGTCATTGTTTTATTTTTATCTGAGCT
This is a stretch of genomic DNA from Candidatus Rickettsiella viridis. It encodes these proteins:
- the hemC gene encoding hydroxymethylbilane synthase, with the translated sequence MTARKHLRIATRKSPLAYWQANAVKMQLEKHYPFMRIELFPLVTEGDRYLETSLNKLGGKGLFVKELEKALLNGDADIAVHSMKDVPMDLAKGLKLTAICEREDVRDVLISTSGENIKQLPSGSNVGSSSLRRQSQLMALRPDLTVQVLRGNIGTRLEKLAAGEYDAIILAAAGLIRLQKTSCISEYLEPSYFLPAPGQGALGIESRSDDNELLSLMAILNHKSTYDCVSAERALSRQLAGSCQVPIAAYAECLPNEQLRLQGLVAKPDGSLLIRVEKHGSVNEVEKLGITAARELLAQGADRILQDLSWSS